A window of the Pseudoliparis swirei isolate HS2019 ecotype Mariana Trench chromosome 13, NWPU_hadal_v1, whole genome shotgun sequence genome harbors these coding sequences:
- the LOC130203658 gene encoding uncharacterized protein LOC130203658 isoform X2, translating into MSSKSDDPETPVCWLEDECLPDVSLLDDTDDSPLPASMPATPVTGGSMSSRFTFLQSSQLSSSSPAPDVKMVDLSESVYAPERWLDSRYFPEITLLDVTGESSPMEVTLEGVLENNRPSLEPSGSHMVKMQTSAEEAFDHQSPNVTQDMRSSSAASQLSTSDVQCNTSSNNVTLELRADPLVTSRAVEAHDEDPMTSLDAEFTSKEMRPSPETSGSSNNTLTSLQSSQLSSSISFIATARIPLNTTLDLPPCNVNPPEAERKAASVSKNTTETSLVMNQTLSPDGQNATVDGRSLHKPSGDTFSGDAGDAIVGLQNITFDIKPEQYDTFISTEKSASDGCQNTFDASTPPVFCNSTSSPKEIHSEAHHKGTLSSPDPNPKTVDTPESTCEGNPSVEASGAGQSDTRDQSQSGRPSADGLSGTLGHQNMDVENDNANPLNLDDTLDLRADFLITSTPMATCDTLSVYIQEGKLTAGQRRLDGHGARKPDGQFPSDGPSNIACERKTFLRPQAAKSRLPTPRGASQLLRHKPASALPGRFDALTSGLPVTRQRTQAFRNPAAPNAPQTSGLPSAYKMRASTTATNPRTLKQPLSRGVLPITKGKKIDAAVPATPAAEMSTPCSAVSRARSLKRPASSHRAPLVKAKGHDCANCVTLENRLKIQSEEIGRLKEELLMEKKANDALKKENK; encoded by the exons ATGTCTTCAAAGTCTGATGATCCAGAAACTCCCGTGTGCTGGCTGGAAGATGAATGCCTGCCAGATGTTTCCCTCCTTGATGACACGGATGATTCCCCTCTTCCTGCCAGCATGCCTGCTACACCTGTAACAGGCGGATCTATGAGCAGCAGGTTTACCTTCCTCCAGTCCTCCCAGTTGAGTTCCTCCAGTCCAGCCCCTGATGTGAAGATGGTTGATCTCTCTGAGAGTGTGTATGCCCCCGAGCGCTGGCTGGATTCCCGATACTTCCCAGAAATTACTCTCCTTGATGTCACAGGTGAATCATCTCCTATGGAGGTCACACTGGAGGGTGTTCTGGAGAACAATAGGCCTTCACTGGAGCCCAGTGGATCACACATGGTAAAGATGCAAACATCGGCTGAAGAAGCATTTGATCATCAGTCTCCGAATGTCACTCAGGACATGCGTTCCTCCAGTGCTGCATCACAGCTCTCCACTTCTGACGTGCAGTGCAACACTAGTTCAAATAATGTCACCTTGGAGCTTCGCGCTGACCCTCTGGTGACCTCGAGAGCTGTGGAAGCTCACGACGAAGACCCGATGACCAGCCTCGATGCTGAGTTTACCAGCAAGGAGATGCGACCGAGCCCAGAAACATCTGGGTCCTCCAACAACACGTTGACCTCTCTCCAGTCCTCCCAGTTGAGTTCCTCCATCAGTTTTATCGCCACCGCTCGGATACCTCTGAATACAACACTGGATCTTCCCCCATGTAATGTAAATCCTCCCGAAGCGGAGAGGAAGGCTGCTTCAGTCTCGAAGAACACCACCGAGACGTCCCTCGTCATGAATCAAACCCTCTCTCCTGATGGGCAGAACGCCACTGTTGATGGACGCTCTCTTCACAAACCCAGCGGCGATACTTTTTCAGGGGATGCCGGCGACGCAATCGTTGGCCTTCAGAACATCACTTTCGATATTAAACCGGAGCAGTACGACACGTTTATCTCTACAGAAAAGAGCGCGAGTGACGGTTGCCAAAATACCTTCGACGCTTCCACTCCTCCTGTGTTCTGTAATTCAACAAGTAGCCCGAAAGAAATCCATTCTGAAGCCCACCATAAAGGGACATTATCTAGTCCAGACCCTAATCCCAAGACGGTTGACACCCCTGAGAGCACATGTGAAGGTAATCCGTCTGTTGAGGCTTCTGGAGCTGGCCAAAGTGACACTAGGGATCAATCACAATCGGGTCGGCCTTCTGCAGATGGTCTCTCCGGCACTCTGGGCCATCAAAACATGGATGTGGAGAACGACAATGCAAACCCATTAAATTTGGATGATACCTTGGATTTGAGGGCAGACTTTTTGATCACGTCAACACCAATGGCTACCTGTGACACGTTAAGCGTGTACATACAGGAGGGCAAACTCACAGCGGGACAGAGAAGGCTGGATGGGCACGGTGCCAGGAAGCCAGATGGTCAGTTTCCATCGGATGGCCCATCAAACATCGCCTGTGAACGGAAAACGTTCTTGAGACCTCAAGCCGCTAAATCCCGTTTGCCGACGCCGAGAGGTGCGTCCCAGCTGCTGAGACACAAGCCGGCCTCCGCGCTGCCAGGGAGGTTTGATGCGTTGACGTCGGGCCTGCCCGTGACGAGACAAAGAACCCAGGCTTTCAGAAACCCCGCTGCTCCTAACGCACCCCAG ACATCAGGATTGCCGAGCGCATACAAGATGCGTGCTTCAACAACCG CTACTAACCCGAGGACACTCAAGCAACCCCTATCTCGAGGTGTATTGCCAAtaacaaaagggaaaaaaatag ACGCTGCGGTGCCAGCAACTCCTGCTGCTGAAATGTCAACACCTTGCAGCGCTGTGAGCAGAGCTCGATCCCTGAAACGGCCTGCGAGCAGCCATAGAGCTCCGCTTGTGAAAGCCAAAGGCCATG ATTGCGCCAACTGCGTGACGCTCGAAAACAGACTCAAAATACAATCGGAAGAAATTGGGAGACTCAAAGAAG aGCTGCTGAtgg
- the LOC130203658 gene encoding uncharacterized protein LOC130203658 isoform X1: MSSKSDDPETPVCWLEDECLPDVSLLDDTDDSPLPASMPATPVTGGSMSSRFTFLQSSQLSSSSPAPDVKMVDLSESVYAPERWLDSRYFPEITLLDVTGESSPMEVTLEGVLENNRPSLEPSGSHMVKMQTSAEEAFDHQSPNVTQDMRSSSAASQLSTSDVQCNTSSNNVTLELRADPLVTSRAVEAHDEDPMTSLDAEFTSKEMRPSPETSGSSNNTLTSLQSSQLSSSISFIATARIPLNTTLDLPPCNVNPPEAERKAASVSKNTTETSLVMNQTLSPDGQNATVDGRSLHKPSGDTFSGDAGDAIVGLQNITFDIKPEQYDTFISTEKSASDGCQNTFDASTPPVFCNSTSSPKEIHSEAHHKGTLSSPDPNPKTVDTPESTCEGNPSVEASGAGQSDTRDQSQSGRPSADGLSGTLGHQNMDVENDNANPLNLDDTLDLRADFLITSTPMATCDTLSVYIQEGKLTAGQRRLDGHGARKPDGQFPSDGPSNIACERKTFLRPQAAKSRLPTPRGASQLLRHKPASALPGRFDALTSGLPVTRQRTQAFRNPAAPNAPQTSGLPSAYKMRASTTAATNPRTLKQPLSRGVLPITKGKKIDAAVPATPAAEMSTPCSAVSRARSLKRPASSHRAPLVKAKGHDCANCVTLENRLKIQSEEIGRLKEELLMEKKANDALKKENK, translated from the exons ATGTCTTCAAAGTCTGATGATCCAGAAACTCCCGTGTGCTGGCTGGAAGATGAATGCCTGCCAGATGTTTCCCTCCTTGATGACACGGATGATTCCCCTCTTCCTGCCAGCATGCCTGCTACACCTGTAACAGGCGGATCTATGAGCAGCAGGTTTACCTTCCTCCAGTCCTCCCAGTTGAGTTCCTCCAGTCCAGCCCCTGATGTGAAGATGGTTGATCTCTCTGAGAGTGTGTATGCCCCCGAGCGCTGGCTGGATTCCCGATACTTCCCAGAAATTACTCTCCTTGATGTCACAGGTGAATCATCTCCTATGGAGGTCACACTGGAGGGTGTTCTGGAGAACAATAGGCCTTCACTGGAGCCCAGTGGATCACACATGGTAAAGATGCAAACATCGGCTGAAGAAGCATTTGATCATCAGTCTCCGAATGTCACTCAGGACATGCGTTCCTCCAGTGCTGCATCACAGCTCTCCACTTCTGACGTGCAGTGCAACACTAGTTCAAATAATGTCACCTTGGAGCTTCGCGCTGACCCTCTGGTGACCTCGAGAGCTGTGGAAGCTCACGACGAAGACCCGATGACCAGCCTCGATGCTGAGTTTACCAGCAAGGAGATGCGACCGAGCCCAGAAACATCTGGGTCCTCCAACAACACGTTGACCTCTCTCCAGTCCTCCCAGTTGAGTTCCTCCATCAGTTTTATCGCCACCGCTCGGATACCTCTGAATACAACACTGGATCTTCCCCCATGTAATGTAAATCCTCCCGAAGCGGAGAGGAAGGCTGCTTCAGTCTCGAAGAACACCACCGAGACGTCCCTCGTCATGAATCAAACCCTCTCTCCTGATGGGCAGAACGCCACTGTTGATGGACGCTCTCTTCACAAACCCAGCGGCGATACTTTTTCAGGGGATGCCGGCGACGCAATCGTTGGCCTTCAGAACATCACTTTCGATATTAAACCGGAGCAGTACGACACGTTTATCTCTACAGAAAAGAGCGCGAGTGACGGTTGCCAAAATACCTTCGACGCTTCCACTCCTCCTGTGTTCTGTAATTCAACAAGTAGCCCGAAAGAAATCCATTCTGAAGCCCACCATAAAGGGACATTATCTAGTCCAGACCCTAATCCCAAGACGGTTGACACCCCTGAGAGCACATGTGAAGGTAATCCGTCTGTTGAGGCTTCTGGAGCTGGCCAAAGTGACACTAGGGATCAATCACAATCGGGTCGGCCTTCTGCAGATGGTCTCTCCGGCACTCTGGGCCATCAAAACATGGATGTGGAGAACGACAATGCAAACCCATTAAATTTGGATGATACCTTGGATTTGAGGGCAGACTTTTTGATCACGTCAACACCAATGGCTACCTGTGACACGTTAAGCGTGTACATACAGGAGGGCAAACTCACAGCGGGACAGAGAAGGCTGGATGGGCACGGTGCCAGGAAGCCAGATGGTCAGTTTCCATCGGATGGCCCATCAAACATCGCCTGTGAACGGAAAACGTTCTTGAGACCTCAAGCCGCTAAATCCCGTTTGCCGACGCCGAGAGGTGCGTCCCAGCTGCTGAGACACAAGCCGGCCTCCGCGCTGCCAGGGAGGTTTGATGCGTTGACGTCGGGCCTGCCCGTGACGAGACAAAGAACCCAGGCTTTCAGAAACCCCGCTGCTCCTAACGCACCCCAG ACATCAGGATTGCCGAGCGCATACAAGATGCGTGCTTCAACAACCG CAGCTACTAACCCGAGGACACTCAAGCAACCCCTATCTCGAGGTGTATTGCCAAtaacaaaagggaaaaaaatag ACGCTGCGGTGCCAGCAACTCCTGCTGCTGAAATGTCAACACCTTGCAGCGCTGTGAGCAGAGCTCGATCCCTGAAACGGCCTGCGAGCAGCCATAGAGCTCCGCTTGTGAAAGCCAAAGGCCATG ATTGCGCCAACTGCGTGACGCTCGAAAACAGACTCAAAATACAATCGGAAGAAATTGGGAGACTCAAAGAAG aGCTGCTGAtgg